tcatgtgggtgctgggaactgaactctcctcttctggaggagcagcaaatGGTATCGATCATTCATTCCATCACTCTgctataattctttttttctgcccCTTCTCCTGGCTACCAATGCCCTATGTAGGCTTTTAAGAgaacagttattttatttatgcagaCGTGCCTATGAcaccatgtgtgtatgggtgactTTGGAGGCCatctgcagttacaggcagttacaggctgctgagaactgacctcctggtccttctgcctctacatCCTCTTGTGTCAACTTTTGATTTTCTCCAATTTTCCTGAAGAGCGTGGAGACGGTGTCTTTGGGGTCCACAAGTCACAAACTATGTGGTTTGATCCAGGGAGAACACTGGGAAATCTGAGTCCAATGTGTCCTAGGACAAGGCAGGGGACAACGTTTACCTGTCCTTTGGTCTTAGACCTCACTGAGTGTGTTTATGCACACAGAGCACCAGGGCGGTGCATGAAGATGCGCCCTCTGCTTCCGAACAGGCACAACCCAGCCTCCAGGTCTAACCTGTCTTGCTGTCTGTGAAGAGCTGCATCCTCTAGGGCTGAGGCAGACTTTCTCAGGAGGATCCTTGTCCATCCCTCGCTGCTGCCTAAAACTGAAGCACATGAGCAGCCTGGCCTGGTTTAGGCCTTTTCTAACTTTGTCTCTCAGCTGTTTGGAGCTGCAGGCACACAGGGCTTCCTAACTCCTTATTGGCATCTGCAGTTTCTCCTCAAAGGAGCTGAAAGTAAACTGCTAAGTCACCTCATCACCtttctattttgctttatttgtgcCACCCTACTACCTGGCTCTACACACCACTCTTCCTGGCTACCAATGCcctacacagattttttttaaagagaagaattgttttatttatgcatatatgccTATGAcaccatgtgtgtatgggtgccttcgcggggggggggtggcatctgcagttacaggcagctgtgagatgCCTGacatggttgctgagaactgaactcaggttctctggattAGCaatagcgctctctctctctctctctctctctctctctctctctctctctctctctctctctctcggtacATGTGTACATAGGGTCTcttgtttcccaggctggcctccatgtAGACGTAGATGGCCTTGAAgtcctggtccttctgcctctaccgcctcctgtgtgctgagacgAGAGACATGCAGTGCCCTCCTGAGTGGAttttgtcattgctgttttgtttgagacatggtctctgtatgtagctcttgctatgtagtccaggctgtcccgAAACTCACGGAGAcatatctgcctctgtcttcagagtcctgggagtaaaggcataACCCAGGATTATGTGGTGCTGCAGATAGAACCTGTGGCCTGTGCATGCTAAGCTACATTCTTTGTCACCTAAGGCATGGCCCAGCTCTAATTATTAACACACAGTAGCTGCTTAAATGAGATTCCCTGTGAAGTACCCTCCCCCCAAGTACAAGGTCATGCCCATCCACTGCTCCCAGATTCGGATGAAGAGGTGAGCTCTGTGGAGGGGTTAAGGAGCTCTGCTGGGTCTCACAGGCAGCAGGAATCCCTGCAGGGTCTCCAGCTTCTTCTTTTACTATTTTCTGGTGATTCAGTTGACCTACTTTTGGTCCAGGACATGTGCATAAAGGTGAGCTACCCGGTAGGTGTGAGGTGGGAGTTGCTGACCCACATAAGCATGAAGCTCACAGACTCTAAAGAGCTGGGCTGGGTGTATAATTCTGGGAAGGAGAACCAGGTGCCTAGGGAGCTGTTAATAGCGTCCTGGGATAGGGCAGCTGTCTCCTGGAGGCCACCCAGGCTGAAGGCTAGAGGGGAGGATGGAGTTGTGTGGCTGTGGAAATCCCTTTTCCATTTCATGTGGTCCACGGGATACCCTTGCAGGCTCAATAGTTACATATTTCTCTATTCCCAAAGTCATCAGTATCCCAGGGCATTTCTTTTCCTGAAGAAAGATATTGCCTACTACAGTGGCAATTGATCGTGTGATCAGGGCAAGGCGAGCCAAGTACCGTGTGTCTCCTGAACTGTGAGGGATTTGAAGTGAGAAGATACAGCGCAGGAGACAGCAGAGTCTGGAGGTAGGGTGGATTAGAGGGGCTCCCTAGTGGAGGGAATCATGCACCCAAgctgagtgggagggagggagtgaacaCGTGAGCAGAGACCGGCTGCCCCCCAGGAGCGGTCTCCTGCTCTCTAAGCGCTGGGCTCACTGCATCTGAAGGTGGGCATTTCCCAGGGTTAGGTGCCATTATGTGAGCAAGATCGGGCTCCAGGAAGGGAGGCCGCAGGGTCAGACCAGGCGACTCCGATTGCAATTTGGATGGCATGGTTCCTGGGCAGACTTCTGACCTCCCAGCCTGGCCAGCAGGCAgagctcctccccctctctgaaGGAGAATGTGGAGTCCCTGAGAACCTGAATCCCGAAAACTAGCCATTTCCAGGAACTGAAACTGAAAGCTGTTCAGACAGCAGGCCCCGCCCCTAGGGGCGGGcggagcgggggcgggggggggggggcgtcgtCCGGGGAAGCAGGCAGAGGGTTCCTGCTTAGAAGTTGAGTTGGATCAAGGGTAGAGTGCAGCAGAGTCTGAGAGGAGACCCAGGAGCTCAGACTGCCTTTcagctgctcccctcccctctactCGCTCTTCCCAGAAGGACACTCCCCACACTCCCAGCCTTGCACACCTCAATCCTCTCCCTCCTGAACGTCCTGGGCTTGGACTGCAGCTTTGTAAGGCTTCTGAGCAGGTAGGTGAGGGGCTCCTAAGTGCAGCTTGATCTATAACCCTGCTCAGGACAGGAGAGTCTGGGGTCAGGTGCTCCTTTCAGGCACCCCCTGACTGTTTTCAGGACCATGGAGTGTCTGGTGTGTTGGCTGGCTCAAGTCGTGCCCCTTTCTTAGCTGCGGATCCCTGGCTTTGTGGGTCTTCTGATGGGGCTGGTTTAGAGAAAGCAGGTGGGATTTTCCTCAGTCTCTAAGCTACTGGCCAGAGTCCAGGATCAGAACTACCCACACGTCATATACGAGTGTCTGGGGTTAAGTAAACACATTCCTGCTTTCTTTAGAACACACAATGACTGGCATTTGAAAGactgacttctttttattttttatttttatttatttatttacttggttttttgaggcagggtctctctgtgtagccttggctgtcctggattcactttgtagaccaggctggcctcgaactcacagcgatctgcctgcctctgcctcccgagtgctgagattaaaagtgtgtgccaccaccgcctggccgaAAGACTAATTTCTTGAGGAAACTTTTTGCATAGCTCAGTTGAATTATTTTTGtcgagtctctctctctctctctctctctctctctctctctctctctctctctctgtctgtgtgtgtgaaggtcaggggaTGACGTGTACAGCTGATTCTCTCCCACAATCGAGCTCACAttgtcagccttggtggcaagtgttGTTTACTTAATCTGTGAAGCCACTTCACTGGACCTTTTaaaacacaccaaaaccaaaccaagccaaaccaaccaaccaaataacaaacaaacaaacaaacaaataaaaatgaaaacaagaccaaaaaaaaaaaaaaaaaaaaaaacccaagaaacagtTCAAATATTTCATCTGCACTAGAGAAGCTGGCACACCACAGGCACAGCTCAGTCCTTCATagacattagtgtgtgtgtgtgtgtgtgtgtgtgtgtgtgtgtctgtgtgtgtggtggggatggggaagggggcGCTTTGAATTCCACCTTCCTAGAACAAGCATGCTGGGTCTAAGGCCGTGTCCACAGACCATGGGGTGCATCATCAGGGGTCAATACTTCCCTGCAATCAGTAGCATCTGGAAATTGCCTGTGTTCCCCACCCCTAAGAGTAAAAAGATGAGGAACAAAGTGGGGTTGAGGGTCCAGTAGGATCTGTGTTCACAGAAGTCCTTGACAGCTCAGATCCATAACAAGGCTAGGCTGGTTCCCACACCCCTGGAAGGCCCTTTCATGGAGGCTTGAGGGTCACTGGATGAGGAATAAACTACAGGGATCCCTGTTTAGGCAATTTCTTCATAAGTGTGCTTTTTCAACATGGGTATAATTTAGTTGGTTGAGGTGGCTCACATTTGGGAAcatagcacttgggaagtgggggCAGAAGATTTGGTTCAAGGTTATATAGTTTTAGACTAGCATGGGCTATATTAGACTGtgacttacatttttaaatgtgtgctttTTACAGGTCtataataatttcataaaatatgctgggcggtggtggcgcacgcctttaatcccagcactcgggaggcagaggcaggtggatctctgtaagttcgaggccaacctggtctataaagtgagtccaggacagtcaaggctacacagagaaaccctgtctcgaaaaaaaccaaaaaggcatAAAATAATGGCTTGTGGGCCAATGAGCTCCTCTAGTGAGTAAAAGTGATTGTTTCCAAGTCTGAAAACTGGAGTTTGATcccaaggacccacatggtaaaaggggAGAGTCAACTCGCACACGccgtcctctgacttctacaagtGCACCTGGTCTGCTTGACACACCTCCaacacatatgaataaataaatgtaataacaaaactatttgaagatttgtttatttatttaatgtatatgaatgctctatctgcatgtacacctacatgccagaagagagcattagatcacataatagatggttgtgtgccactatgtggttgctgggaattgaactcaggacctctgggagaacagacagtgctcttaacctctgagccaactctccagcctgaaaaaaaaaaattaaaataacaggtTGCATTATGGCATTGTCATAAATGGATAAGGCCAGTCGTCATTGCCTTTCTATTTGCTGTGACAACATTCCTGACAGGAAGCAACTGAAGGGAAGAAGGGCATATTTTCGCTCATGCTTGGCGAGGATACAGCCCACTGTGGTGGGGAAAGTGTGGCCTGCAGAAGCCCGAGTCAGCTGACGTCAGGTGTCTACAGTCTGGACTGAGAGGAGGAGGCTGGTACTCAGctttatttcatctctttgtctttttaatcCAGTTCTGGACCTCAGCCCTCGAGATGGTGGTGCCTACATGCAGGGTGAGTCTTGCCCCCTCTGGTGATCCTCTCTGGAAGTACCCTGATGTGTAAACTCAAACCTGTGCCTCACTAATGCCTGGCTATGTGTTAATCCCCTCCACCTGACAACAGAAGTTGACCATTGCAGGTGCTTAGATGGTATCACTCCCCCTATTACCCAGAGTTCTTACTTTTGTCTTACTTAAGTCATGAAATCTTGGTGGTTTGGTTATCAGGAACATTTTAGTAAAGTTATGCAAttggaataaatataataaaacacaagTCTCTAGGTACGGTGTCCCATGTCTttctgtcccagcactcaggaagtagaggcaggcaaatctctgaatttgaggctagcctgatctacatagtgagttccagaacagccacggcATTGTATAGAGAGTCTATCTCaaactccaaaaccaaaaaatgaataaaacaaagtgCAAGGCAACTGAACCTAGCAGCGTAACATGTAGCCTAGGTGAACAATATGGCACAACTGCTCACTCACTTGTGAGGGCATGGGTGaacatgtgcattcatgtgtgcgcgcgcgtatgCCCTTGATTCTGTGAAGTGCGCCTCTCTCTGTGAGTACATTAAGAGACTCCTGAGTTGTGACTCGCAGGGTCTGGCTCTCCTTCCAGACTTGGCTGTCCCTCTCCAGTGAATTTCCTTGTTGGGCTCCCTTTAGTAGCCAGGAGAGGGTCTGTTTCTCCTTCTCGTGGATGTCTGACCCATGCACCAAGGGGTAAACCAGAGGCACCCTAGGTATAAATTGAACACGGCCCTCAGATAGGGAAGTGTGGAACCACTTGAACTTCAGGCCAAACTTGGATGGGCTCACAAGGGCTTGTGAGTGTCGGCGCCATGGTTTTCTGAGGCTGTCCACACAAACACCTCCACGGGACTCCTGGAATCTTGTCAGGTAAATGAGAAAAGCAGCTAGTCTGGTCATCAGCAGAAAACTAGGGGCATAGGAAGTTGCCCACAATTCACTGAGCCAACACCTCTGGAGACTCCCGGGGCAAGGGGTAGGCTGTCAGCCCACTCTTTCCATGAGGAGACTGAAGCCAGGTTCTCAAGGTTGATGAACAGAGGAGCGTGAGGAGCAGTGCTGTGTCGCAGGCAGGACAGCCCATCCCAGAAGATGagcaagggaggcagaggatgcTCCCGCTGGGAATAGAGAGCAAAAACATGTACCAAAAGACTCAAGGGTGCCTGAGACGCACCTTCTACAGACAAGATCCCTGGATTTCTAGGGCGCACATCTGGGCACAATTCTAGCCATTTTACAGAACCCCATGAGTAAATCCATCAAGGAgttccctatctatctatctatctatccatccatctatctatctatctatctatctatctatctatctacctatctgtctggTTTTTTGAGggacagggtttgtctatgtagccccggctgtcctagaactcactctgtagactaggctggcctcaaactcagagatctgcctgtctttgcctccaaagtgctgagattaaaggcatgtgtcaccactgccctgctcacaGAGAGCTCCTTAAAGGACAGAGGAGCTATGTGAGACCCACCGGAAATTTCTCGAATATATGATGTTGAGTTTCAAATGCCTGTGGTCcttcatacatacaaaacaaGAAATTGAAATGTCAAGGGAAAGCACCACGGCAGCTGCTTGTAACTGgagtagcacatgcctgtgccACCTAGGGCCTTCATCTAAGAACAGTGGGATAAGGCAGATGCTGCTGCCTTGCATCTTGAGATTTGGTGTGCTCCTGTGAAATGGTTGGAGTCCTGTCCTCACACCTATATGTCTACTCCAGAGGGTCAAAACTCTGGCCTGCAGAAGGTGTTTTTTGTTTACCTGTAACTGCTTTGTATGGGTTTCTACATcctacatcttttaaaaatattaatttttttgaaaaagtgtctcactacgtagccttcACTGTTTGTCCTGAAACTTGTAGATAGTCTcacgcctctgccttccagtgctggggttaaaggcatgcaccaccatgcccagctttttattgtttttaatgatatgtatacatgtgtctgCGTGGGGCATATGCACATTTGTGCAGTGCtccaggagaccagaagaggctgtcagaccCTCTGGAGGTAGagctacaggaggttgtgagtcaTCTGACATGGGTGCCGAGAATCGAACTCACATCTCCCGGAAGAGCAATAAGTGGTCTCCAGCCCGGAGCCACTTCTCCAACCCCCACACCCTCCATCCTTGCTGTAGATAAATTGTCTTTCCAAAACCTGTCTCACAAAGTACTCAATCTCATGGCAAAGACTTCGTCAAGAACAGAAACATGGTTGACTGTCCCATTGTAAGTGGGGCATCTACATCTCTATATGAACACCTTCGTGGGCAAGGAGTAACGTAGAGGAAGACATGGGAAGCATGTAAAAActgtacttctctctctctctctctctctctctctctctctctctctctctgtgtgtgtgtgtgtgtgtgtgtgcatgtgtctgtgtgtgtgtgtaaggctgacTCTGGACATGACAACATGGCCATTGCCCTTTTGAATTTATTCCCGCTGTGGTTACTTGTACAAGATCACCACATGACTGGGCCCTCTGGTATCTTGTCATAGACAGGGGAGGGTATGGTGATGTCACACCCCTCCCTGAGGATTTACACACACTAATAGTTGATGAAGGAAgagggacattttcttcagtCCTGTAGCCACAGATAGGATGTTCGTGCTGCTGAAAACCAGGCCTCACTCATGGTTTTGTAAACAGTCCAGTGAAACTCACTGGgatacagaagaaaagaaaaaccaccaaaaattaaaaacaaaccagaaaagtaAAAGTGGGACAggttgggaagaggaaagagatcaTTGGGAACAGGAGGAGGTCTAGAAAAGTTAGCCGGGGTGGGggtaatataattaaaatgcatggtatgcatgtatgcaaatgTCATAAAACCCAGCATTGTGTATCATTAATATATACTAAAAAtgttgagtgtggtggtgcacacctttaaccccagcattagggagtcagagacaggtggatctctgagtttgaggtcagcctgatctatagaacgagttccaagactacacagaggaaatgctgtctcaaaacaaacaacaaacagaaatatatatgctaatagaacattaaaaaagaagcagaagaatttCAATCTGTATGTTAATAAGAATAGTAGCAGTGGTAACAGATAACCCATATGCTGACTTAAAATTGATagaattattattatgttttaaaggagtgttttatgtgtatgtgttcctgaGTGTCttatgtgcgcatgtgcatacaGGCACtcttggagtccagaagaggtctttggaactggagttgcaagtggttgtgagccactatgtaggaGTTGGGAACCAtgcccaggtcccctgcaagaagagccagtgctcttaaccacggagctgtctctctagcccctggtgGGATTGTTTGGAAACCATGTGGCTTTGCTGTTGACTTGTAGTCAtacactttctctgtgtagccctggcaacCAGGAAGGAGCAAATATGGACATTTGTACCCAGTCAGAGACCTGCCTTGACATTCCAGCGCTCAGCGTTGGGGTTTAGTGTTGCAGGAACAGCTACAGAGCTACCCTTCCCCTCCAAGAATGCGCTCATGCTAGCTCTGTGTGGAAATCAGCAGATCTTGGCCATGAATCTGAAAGCCTGGAACAGGGATAGTGTTTCTGGTGGGTGCCTGTGTTCACAGTCATCCCAACTCCTTCCTAATGTATCTGCAGGTTGCTCCGTTGCTCACCAGCATGGAAGAGGCAGATGGGTTCCCCGAGGATAGACAACTCACATGCTTCTCCAATGCCGTATTCATTCACGAAGATAGCAATATTTTAACTGTAGAAGTCATCAAGAATTTGGAGGCTGCTGTGGCACGGGGGGATGGGGTGGAAGTGGTCTCTAGAGTCAAGGAGATCATACAGAAGGCATCCAGAACCCCAGTGAAAATCGCTGTGACTGGGGACTCTGGAAATGGCATGTCATCCTTCATCAATGCTCTTAGAAACATTGGGCATGAGGAGGAGGACTCAGCTCCCACTGGGGTGGTGAGGACCACCGAGAAACCGGCCTGTTACTCCTCCAACTTCCCCAGCGTGGAGCTGTGGGACCTGCCTGGCACAGGGACCACAGCCCAGAGCATGGAGGACTACATAGATGAGATGCAGTTCGACACATACGACCTGGTCGTCATCATCGCTTCTGAGCAGTTCAGCTCGAACCATGTGAAGCTGGCCAAAGCTATGCAGAGCATGAGGAAGAGGTTCTATGTCGTGTGGACCAAGCTGGACAGGGACCTCAGCACAAGTGCCCTCGCTGAACCCCAGCTACTGCAGAGTATCCAAAGGAATATCCAGGAGAACCTCCagaaggaggaggtgagggagccCCCCACGTTCCTGGTATCCAACTTTACCCCCTTTTCCCACGACTTCCCAAAGCTTAGGGAGATGCTACAAAAGGACCTCTCCGATGGCAGGAGGGAAGGTCTCCTAGAAATTCTTTTCAAAATCTGTGAGGATACTATCAAGGAGAGAGTGGGATCCATTGAAAGGAGCATAGACACAGGGACTCTAGACAAAGATTTTAG
The genomic region above belongs to Acomys russatus chromosome 25, mAcoRus1.1, whole genome shotgun sequence and contains:
- the LOC127208300 gene encoding immunity-related GTPase family M protein-like; translation: MVVPTCRVAPLLTSMEEADGFPEDRQLTCFSNAVFIHEDSNILTVEVIKNLEAAVARGDGVEVVSRVKEIIQKASRTPVKIAVTGDSGNGMSSFINALRNIGHEEEDSAPTGVVRTTEKPACYSSNFPSVELWDLPGTGTTAQSMEDYIDEMQFDTYDLVVIIASEQFSSNHVKLAKAMQSMRKRFYVVWTKLDRDLSTSALAEPQLLQSIQRNIQENLQKEEVREPPTFLVSNFTPFSHDFPKLREMLQKDLSDGRREGLLEILFKICEDTIKERVGSIERSIDTGTLDKDFRILNPDNLVEIQKAFQKAFGVDDESLHQVALSMGKNDIKFQGEQDGWASSWLYQTGSQLFLTSLDHVQCCFTSHSYRCKQQKRVLDEVAESTKGILRNILKESINLPLEDLDS